A genomic window from Fundidesulfovibrio soli includes:
- a CDS encoding IclR family transcriptional regulator, giving the protein MKSKDNASETLAKGLKILDLFGVSDAGYTLNQIAGRVGINKTSVYRYVNTYCELGYLQRDERTRLYKLGVRSLALGHAMLENSEIVRLVKPLVDEAHERHNVHVDVGIVSGDAIYLIYRRESKYTTAFRSFSYASDLYYLATGKAAMAYMEPEELRQLVERLELHPKTDKTITDKQELLEELRRVSELGYSYNNEESVPGLIAIGAPLFSLRTNKVIGGVSFDSATDTHTMKEFERLYSPYLVELAKKISAVVSL; this is encoded by the coding sequence TTGAAGAGCAAGGACAACGCATCGGAAACCCTGGCCAAGGGTCTGAAGATACTGGACCTCTTCGGCGTATCGGACGCAGGGTACACTCTCAACCAGATCGCTGGGCGCGTGGGCATCAACAAGACCAGCGTCTACCGCTACGTCAACACCTACTGCGAGCTGGGCTACCTCCAGCGCGACGAGCGCACCCGCCTGTACAAACTGGGCGTGCGCAGCCTGGCCCTGGGCCACGCCATGCTGGAGAACAGCGAGATCGTCCGCCTGGTCAAGCCCCTGGTGGACGAGGCTCATGAGCGCCACAACGTGCACGTGGACGTGGGCATCGTCTCCGGCGACGCCATCTACCTGATCTATCGCCGCGAATCCAAATACACCACGGCCTTCCGCAGCTTCAGCTACGCCTCCGACCTCTACTACCTGGCCACCGGCAAGGCGGCCATGGCCTACATGGAGCCCGAGGAACTGCGCCAACTGGTGGAGCGCCTGGAGCTGCACCCCAAGACCGACAAGACCATTACGGACAAGCAGGAGCTCCTGGAGGAGCTCAGGCGCGTCAGTGAACTCGGCTACTCCTACAACAACGAGGAGTCCGTGCCGGGCCTCATCGCCATCGGCGCGCCGCTGTTCAGCCTGCGCACCAACAAGGTCATCGGGGGCGTCAGCTTCGACTCCGCCACCGACACCCACACCATGAAAGAGTTCGAAAGGCTCTACTCCCCCTACCTGGTGGAGCTGGCCAAAAAGATTTCCGCGGTGGTCTCGCTCTAG
- a CDS encoding ABC transporter substrate-binding protein — protein sequence MKRILALCMAAIFGFASLAMAADDTVRIGVFLPLTGQNAFGGQLELEGVQMAHKEAGTVLGKKVELFVVDNKSDKVEAANATKRLIEKEKVQAIIGTYGSSLAMAGGEVSEKAGIPQVGTSCTNPLVTQGKKYIFRVCFIDPLQGAGAATYAYKTLGFKKAAMLVDVANDYSVGLSNFFKKSFTKLGGQVVSTLNYQSGDQDFTAQLTKIISEKPDVLFIPSYFAEGAIIMKQAKELGATFKIMGGDAMDNPDIVKIGGKAVEGFVQTTFPYDPSMKNMNPTAKKFTDTWKATHPADKEPNVNAALGYDAYMIIIDAIKRANSAKPEDITKALAATKGFEGVTGSTTINETHDAVKPIGMIIIKDGKKVYEGEITPEL from the coding sequence ATGAAAAGGATTCTCGCACTGTGCATGGCTGCGATCTTCGGGTTCGCCAGCCTGGCCATGGCCGCCGACGACACCGTCCGCATCGGCGTGTTCCTGCCCCTGACCGGCCAGAACGCCTTCGGCGGCCAGCTGGAGCTTGAGGGCGTGCAGATGGCCCACAAGGAAGCCGGCACCGTCCTGGGCAAGAAGGTCGAGCTGTTCGTGGTGGACAACAAGTCCGACAAGGTCGAGGCCGCCAACGCCACCAAGCGCCTGATCGAGAAGGAAAAAGTCCAGGCCATCATCGGCACCTACGGCTCCTCCCTGGCCATGGCCGGCGGCGAAGTCTCCGAAAAGGCCGGCATCCCCCAGGTCGGCACCAGCTGCACCAACCCCCTGGTGACCCAGGGCAAGAAGTACATCTTCCGCGTGTGCTTCATCGACCCCCTGCAGGGCGCCGGCGCGGCCACCTACGCCTACAAGACCCTGGGCTTCAAGAAGGCCGCCATGCTGGTCGACGTGGCCAACGACTACTCCGTGGGCCTCTCCAACTTCTTCAAGAAGTCCTTCACCAAGCTGGGCGGCCAGGTGGTCTCCACCCTGAACTACCAGTCCGGCGACCAGGACTTCACCGCGCAGCTGACCAAGATCATCTCCGAGAAGCCTGACGTCCTGTTCATTCCCTCCTACTTCGCCGAGGGCGCCATCATCATGAAGCAGGCCAAGGAGCTGGGCGCCACCTTCAAGATCATGGGCGGCGACGCCATGGACAACCCCGACATCGTGAAGATCGGCGGCAAGGCCGTGGAAGGCTTCGTGCAGACCACCTTCCCCTACGACCCGTCCATGAAGAACATGAACCCCACCGCCAAGAAGTTCACCGACACCTGGAAGGCCACCCACCCGGCCGACAAGGAGCCCAACGTGAACGCGGCCCTGGGCTACGACGCCTACATGATCATCATCGACGCCATCAAGCGCGCCAACTCCGCCAAGCCCGAGGACATCACCAAGGCCCTGGCCGCCACCAAGGGCTTCGAGGGCGTGACCGGCTCCACCACCATCAACGAGACCCACGATGCGGTGAAGCCCATCGGCATGATCATCATCAAGGACGGCAAGAAGGTCTACGAAGGCGAGATCACTCCCGAGCTGTAA
- a CDS encoding branched-chain amino acid ABC transporter permease: MTPEMFIQHALNSLTLGSLYALIAIGYTMVYGILRLINFAHSEIFMLGAYFVFWGVSLFSLPWPLAVAASIVFTAGLGIMVDRIAYRPLRDAPRISALISSIGVSFFLQNVAIVFFQAIPRGVYRPEWMEQPWIVGAVRILPITLFVPVLSVLFMLGLLYIVYRTKTGLGMRAISKDIETSYLMGVNVNRVIAITFGIGSALAAASGIMWALRYPQIQPMMGTIPGFKAFIAAVFGGIGSIQGAVVGGVVLGFIEIMTVAFFPDLAGYRDAFAFVLLIGVLLFKPTGLFGARVEDKV, from the coding sequence ATGACCCCCGAAATGTTCATTCAGCACGCGCTCAACAGCCTCACCCTGGGCAGCCTCTACGCTCTCATCGCGATCGGCTACACCATGGTCTACGGCATCCTGCGCCTGATCAACTTCGCCCACAGCGAGATATTCATGCTGGGCGCGTACTTCGTTTTCTGGGGCGTCAGCCTCTTCTCCCTGCCCTGGCCCCTGGCCGTGGCGGCCTCCATCGTGTTCACCGCGGGCCTGGGCATCATGGTGGACCGCATCGCCTACCGGCCCCTGCGCGACGCCCCGCGCATCTCGGCGCTGATCAGCTCCATCGGCGTCTCGTTCTTCCTGCAGAACGTGGCCATCGTGTTCTTCCAGGCCATCCCGCGCGGCGTGTACCGCCCCGAATGGATGGAGCAGCCCTGGATCGTGGGCGCTGTGCGCATCCTGCCCATCACACTTTTCGTGCCGGTGCTCTCGGTGCTCTTCATGCTCGGCCTGCTCTACATCGTCTACCGCACCAAGACCGGCCTGGGCATGCGCGCCATCAGCAAGGACATCGAGACCAGCTACCTCATGGGCGTCAACGTGAACCGGGTCATCGCCATCACCTTCGGCATCGGTTCGGCCCTGGCCGCGGCCAGCGGCATCATGTGGGCCCTGCGCTATCCGCAGATCCAGCCGATGATGGGCACCATCCCGGGCTTCAAGGCGTTCATCGCCGCCGTGTTCGGCGGCATAGGCTCCATCCAGGGCGCGGTGGTGGGCGGCGTGGTCCTCGGCTTCATCGAGATCATGACCGTGGCCTTCTTCCCGGACCTGGCCGGCTATCGTGACGCCTTCGCCTTCGTCCTGCTCATTGGCGTCCTGCTTTTCAAACCCACCGGCCTGTTCGGTGCTCGGGTGGAGGACAAGGTGTAA
- a CDS encoding branched-chain amino acid ABC transporter permease, with protein MNRGTLTILNVLAMAALGLFVWWAEGSLDGYKIQILNLIAVNIILALSLNLIYGFTGMFSLGHAGFMAIGAYVCSILILTPDQKDTLFIIGGAAQWVQDAQAPFVVATLAGGLVAALFGFIIGFPLLRLGDDYLGIATLGFAEIVRVAATNMTSVTNGALGFKGIPAHANLWWNFGWCLVTLYVIVRLLKSNTGNVLKAIRDDETAAKAMGVNVFRMKLLSFTVGSFFAGIGGALLASLLTTIDPKMFLFTLTFNVLMIVVTGGLGSLTGSVLAGIGITVLLEWLRVVENPVYIGDFELAGIPGMRMVVFSLALIVVILFRREGLMGMREFSWQAVGARLGLGAKPGSGKGGVAQ; from the coding sequence ATGAACCGCGGCACTCTTACCATCCTCAACGTGCTGGCAATGGCGGCGCTGGGCCTGTTCGTCTGGTGGGCCGAGGGCTCGCTGGACGGCTACAAGATCCAGATCCTCAACCTCATCGCCGTGAACATCATCCTGGCGCTGTCGCTCAACCTGATCTACGGGTTCACGGGCATGTTCAGCCTGGGCCACGCCGGGTTCATGGCCATCGGCGCCTACGTCTGCTCCATCCTGATCCTCACGCCGGACCAGAAGGACACGCTCTTCATCATCGGCGGAGCGGCCCAGTGGGTGCAGGACGCCCAGGCCCCCTTCGTGGTGGCCACCCTGGCGGGCGGCCTCGTGGCGGCGCTGTTCGGCTTCATCATCGGCTTCCCGCTGCTGCGCCTGGGCGACGACTACCTTGGCATCGCCACCCTGGGCTTCGCCGAGATCGTGCGCGTGGCCGCCACCAACATGACCAGCGTGACCAACGGGGCGCTCGGGTTCAAAGGCATCCCGGCCCACGCCAACCTCTGGTGGAACTTCGGCTGGTGCCTGGTCACGCTCTACGTGATCGTGCGGCTGCTCAAGTCCAACACGGGCAACGTGCTCAAGGCCATCCGGGACGACGAGACCGCCGCCAAGGCCATGGGCGTGAACGTGTTCCGCATGAAGCTGCTCTCCTTCACGGTGGGCTCCTTCTTCGCGGGCATCGGCGGCGCGCTGCTGGCCAGCCTGCTGACCACCATCGACCCCAAGATGTTCCTCTTCACCCTGACCTTCAACGTGCTGATGATCGTGGTCACCGGCGGGCTCGGCTCCCTGACCGGCTCCGTGCTGGCGGGCATCGGCATCACGGTGCTGCTTGAGTGGCTGCGCGTGGTGGAGAACCCGGTCTACATCGGCGACTTCGAGCTGGCGGGCATCCCGGGCATGCGCATGGTGGTGTTCTCGCTGGCGCTCATCGTGGTCATCCTCTTCAGGCGCGAGGGCCTCATGGGCATGCGGGAGTTCTCCTGGCAGGCCGTGGGCGCCAGGCTCGGCCTCGGCGCGAAGCCCGGCAGCGGCAAAGGAGGCGTCGCCCAATGA
- a CDS encoding ABC transporter ATP-binding protein: MNKDIVLETTGLTMRFGGLTAVSGFSAALPKGTITGLIGPNGAGKTTCFNMITGFYKPTEGRSVFMGRELTGLPPHEVCRAGIARTFQNIRLFGNETVLENVMIGSYVRQKSNWLASVFCLPSALKEDKAIRARSLELLDVVGLAHLENEQASSLPYGAQRRLEIARALATRPSLLLLDEPAAGMNPQETQDLIGFIRQIRDQFDLTVLLIEHDMKLVMEICEHMWVLDYGVTIAEGAPAAIQSNPKVIEAYLGEEYACDA, encoded by the coding sequence ATGAACAAGGACATCGTGCTCGAAACCACCGGCCTGACCATGCGCTTCGGCGGCCTCACCGCCGTGAGCGGCTTCAGCGCCGCCCTGCCCAAGGGCACCATCACCGGGCTCATCGGACCCAACGGCGCGGGCAAGACCACCTGCTTCAACATGATCACCGGCTTCTACAAGCCCACCGAGGGCCGTTCCGTGTTCATGGGCCGCGAGCTTACCGGCCTGCCTCCGCACGAGGTCTGCCGGGCGGGCATCGCGCGCACCTTCCAGAACATCCGCCTCTTCGGCAACGAGACGGTGCTCGAGAACGTGATGATCGGCAGCTACGTGCGCCAGAAGTCCAACTGGCTGGCCTCGGTGTTCTGCCTGCCTTCCGCCCTCAAGGAGGACAAGGCCATCCGCGCGCGTTCGCTCGAACTGCTCGACGTGGTGGGCCTGGCCCACCTGGAGAACGAGCAGGCCTCCAGCCTGCCCTACGGAGCCCAGCGCCGGCTGGAGATCGCCCGGGCCCTGGCCACGCGCCCGAGCCTCCTGCTGCTCGACGAGCCCGCCGCTGGCATGAACCCCCAGGAGACGCAGGACCTCATCGGCTTCATCCGCCAGATCAGGGACCAGTTCGACCTCACTGTGCTGCTCATCGAGCACGACATGAAGCTGGTGATGGAAATCTGCGAACACATGTGGGTGCTGGACTACGGCGTGACCATCGCCGAGGGCGCTCCGGCGGCCATCCAGTCCAACCCGAAGGTGATCGAAGCCTACCTGGGAGAGGAGTACGCCTGCGATGCTTAA
- a CDS encoding ABC transporter ATP-binding protein — MLKITDLHVHYGGIHALKGVSLEVPQGKIVTLIGANGAGKSSTLRAIAGLVKNKKGSITYNGRELLGLNPVEVVKAGIVMAPEGRRIFPHLTVMENLHLGAYSRDDKDGIAADLAWVFELFPRMKERQDQKGGTLSGGEQQMLALGRAIMGKPQVVMLDEPSLGLAPLVVRDVFEIIKTINQERGMTVLLVEQNAFAALKVAHHAYVLETGTVVLEGTGEQLIADQRVCQAYLGG; from the coding sequence ATGCTTAAGATTACCGACCTCCACGTGCACTACGGCGGCATCCACGCCCTGAAGGGCGTCTCGCTGGAGGTGCCCCAGGGCAAGATCGTCACCCTCATCGGAGCCAACGGCGCGGGCAAGTCCAGCACGCTCAGGGCCATCGCGGGGCTGGTGAAGAACAAGAAGGGCTCCATCACCTACAACGGCCGCGAGCTGCTGGGCCTCAACCCCGTGGAAGTGGTCAAGGCGGGCATCGTCATGGCCCCCGAGGGCAGGCGCATCTTCCCGCACCTCACGGTCATGGAGAACCTGCACCTTGGCGCCTACAGCCGGGACGACAAGGACGGCATCGCGGCCGACCTGGCCTGGGTGTTCGAGCTGTTCCCGCGCATGAAGGAGCGCCAGGACCAGAAGGGCGGCACCCTCTCCGGCGGCGAGCAGCAGATGCTGGCCCTGGGCCGGGCCATCATGGGCAAGCCCCAGGTGGTCATGCTCGACGAGCCGAGCCTGGGCCTGGCCCCCCTGGTGGTGCGCGACGTGTTCGAGATCATCAAGACCATCAACCAGGAACGCGGCATGACCGTGCTCCTGGTGGAGCAGAACGCCTTCGCGGCCCTCAAGGTGGCCCACCATGCCTACGTGCTGGAGACCGGCACGGTGGTTCTGGAAGGCACCGGCGAGCAGCTGATCGCGGACCAGAGGGTCTGCCAGGCCTATCTCGGAGGATAG
- a CDS encoding aspartate ammonia-lyase yields the protein MESDCLGSLPVPEDALYGIQTLRAIHNYHITGVRISHYPEFIKALAAIKKAAALANNRLGLLDDERTQAIAWACDQLLAGKHRAHFRVDVIQGGAGTSSNMNANEVIANLALERLGRPRGDYAHLHPNNHVNLSQSTNDVYPTAIRLALVFMGLNLHKAMGRLTRALEDRARCFADVIKIGRTQLQDAVPMTLGQEFHAWAIMVGEDRQRLVEALDLVREVNLGGTAIGTGINAPDDYPALAVKLLCEVSGQKMILAENLVEATQDAGAYVQFSGVLKRTAVKLSKICNDLRLLSSGPRCGLGEIKLPEMAPGSSIMPGKVNPVIPEVVNQIAFQVIGSDLTVTLAAEAGQLELNAMEPVLAHNLFGSLMLLKRGCLTLADKCISGIEADEARCRAFVEQSLGLATALVPHVGYESASHIARAALHKGVSVAEAAAEMLGWSAERLAEVLDPRQMLAPLPSPRPYSPDGEENSCGI from the coding sequence ATGGAGTCCGACTGCCTCGGGTCGTTGCCCGTTCCCGAGGACGCCCTCTACGGCATCCAGACCCTGCGGGCCATCCACAATTACCACATCACCGGGGTGCGCATCTCGCACTATCCGGAGTTCATCAAGGCCCTGGCCGCCATCAAGAAGGCGGCGGCCCTGGCCAACAACCGCCTGGGCCTCTTGGACGACGAGCGCACCCAGGCCATCGCCTGGGCCTGCGACCAGCTGCTGGCGGGCAAGCACCGCGCCCACTTCCGCGTGGACGTGATCCAGGGCGGGGCGGGCACCTCCAGCAACATGAACGCCAACGAGGTAATCGCCAACCTGGCCCTGGAGCGCCTGGGCCGCCCGCGCGGCGACTACGCCCACCTGCACCCCAACAACCACGTCAACCTCTCCCAGTCCACCAACGACGTCTACCCCACGGCCATCCGCCTGGCCCTGGTGTTCATGGGCCTGAACCTGCACAAGGCCATGGGCCGCCTGACCCGCGCCCTTGAGGACCGCGCCCGCTGCTTCGCGGACGTCATCAAGATCGGGCGCACCCAGCTGCAGGACGCAGTGCCCATGACCCTGGGGCAGGAGTTCCACGCCTGGGCCATCATGGTCGGCGAGGACAGGCAGCGCCTGGTTGAGGCCCTGGACCTGGTGCGCGAGGTCAACCTGGGCGGCACGGCCATCGGCACGGGCATCAACGCCCCGGACGACTACCCGGCCCTGGCCGTGAAGCTGCTCTGCGAGGTCAGCGGGCAGAAGATGATCCTGGCCGAGAACCTGGTGGAGGCCACCCAGGACGCCGGGGCCTACGTGCAGTTCTCCGGCGTGCTCAAGCGCACGGCCGTGAAGCTCTCCAAGATCTGCAACGACCTGCGCCTGCTCTCCTCCGGCCCGCGCTGCGGCCTGGGCGAGATCAAGCTGCCGGAGATGGCCCCGGGCTCCTCCATCATGCCCGGCAAGGTCAACCCCGTGATCCCCGAGGTGGTCAACCAGATCGCCTTCCAGGTCATCGGCTCAGACCTGACCGTGACCCTGGCCGCCGAGGCCGGGCAGCTGGAGCTCAACGCCATGGAGCCCGTGCTGGCCCACAACCTGTTCGGGTCGCTCATGCTGCTCAAGCGCGGCTGCCTGACCCTGGCCGACAAGTGCATAAGCGGCATTGAGGCCGACGAGGCCCGCTGCCGGGCCTTCGTGGAGCAGAGCCTGGGCCTGGCCACGGCCCTGGTGCCCCACGTGGGCTATGAGTCCGCCAGCCATATTGCCCGCGCCGCCCTGCACAAGGGCGTGAGCGTGGCCGAGGCCGCCGCCGAAATGCTCGGCTGGAGCGCCGAGCGCCTGGCCGAGGTGCTCGATCCCCGCCAGATGCTGGCCCCCCTGCCTTCGCCCAGGCCCTATTCCCCCGACGGGGAAGAGAACAGCTGCGGCATCTGA
- a CDS encoding asparaginase domain-containing protein, with the protein MNLKIFSMGGTIDKIYFDDLSDYAVGEPQAGEILKEANVTFDFEVEEVLRKDSLHLTDEDRQLLRGRVQAHPGKYVLITHGTDSMVQSAKVLMDIADKVIVFTGAMSPARFKGTDAVFNVGCAVGAVQSLPPGVYISMSGQVFRADKVRKNRDAGRFEATE; encoded by the coding sequence TTGAACCTGAAAATCTTCTCCATGGGCGGCACCATCGACAAGATCTACTTCGACGACCTCTCCGACTACGCCGTGGGCGAGCCCCAGGCCGGGGAGATCCTGAAGGAGGCCAACGTCACCTTCGACTTCGAGGTGGAGGAGGTCCTGCGCAAGGACAGCCTGCACTTAACCGACGAGGACAGGCAGCTGCTGCGCGGCCGCGTGCAGGCCCACCCCGGCAAATACGTGCTCATCACCCACGGCACGGACAGCATGGTGCAGTCCGCCAAGGTGCTCATGGACATCGCCGACAAGGTGATCGTGTTCACCGGGGCCATGTCCCCGGCGCGCTTCAAGGGCACCGACGCCGTGTTCAACGTGGGCTGCGCCGTGGGCGCGGTGCAGTCCCTGCCGCCAGGTGTGTACATTTCCATGAGCGGCCAGGTGTTCCGGGCGGACAAGGTCCGCAAGAATCGCGACGCTGGCCGCTTCGAAGCAACCGAATAA
- a CDS encoding glycine C-acetyltransferase has protein sequence MNERFLDHLRGTLDQIKADGFQKDERVIASPQSASITLASGAQVLNFCANNYLGLSDDPRLIAAAKEGLDRYGFGLSSVRFICGTQTIHKELEAALSAFLKTEDTILYSSCFDANGGLFETILTEEDAVISDALNHASIIDGIRLCKAKRFRYANNDMADLEAKLQEADAAGARFKLIATDGVFSMDGVIADLKAVCDLADRYDALVMVDDSHAVGFIGANGHGTLEHCGVEGRVDIVTGTLGKALGGASGGYTSGRKEIVDLLRQRSRPYLFSNTLCPSIAAATLAVLKLLDSPEGAGLRAKVQGNGELFRREMAALGFELAGKDHPIIPVMLGDARLAGDMAREMLAEGIYVVGFSFPVVPKGKARIRTQMSAAHSAEQIERAVAAFAKAGRALGAIS, from the coding sequence ATGAACGAGCGCTTCCTGGACCACCTGCGTGGCACGCTGGACCAGATCAAAGCCGACGGCTTCCAGAAGGACGAGCGCGTCATCGCCAGCCCCCAGTCCGCCAGCATCACCCTGGCCTCCGGGGCGCAGGTGCTCAACTTCTGCGCCAACAACTACCTGGGCCTCTCGGACGACCCCAGGCTCATCGCCGCCGCCAAGGAAGGCCTGGACCGCTACGGCTTCGGCCTCTCCTCGGTGCGTTTCATCTGCGGCACCCAGACCATCCACAAGGAGCTGGAGGCCGCGCTCTCGGCCTTCCTCAAGACCGAGGACACCATCCTCTACTCCAGCTGCTTCGACGCCAACGGCGGCCTGTTCGAGACCATCCTCACCGAAGAGGACGCCGTGATCTCCGACGCGCTGAACCACGCCTCCATCATCGACGGCATCCGGCTGTGCAAGGCCAAGCGCTTCCGCTACGCCAACAACGACATGGCCGACCTGGAGGCCAAACTGCAGGAGGCCGACGCGGCCGGGGCGCGCTTCAAGCTCATCGCCACGGACGGCGTGTTCAGCATGGACGGCGTCATCGCGGACCTCAAGGCCGTGTGCGACCTGGCCGACCGCTACGACGCCCTGGTCATGGTGGACGACTCCCACGCCGTGGGCTTCATCGGCGCAAACGGCCACGGCACCCTGGAGCACTGCGGGGTGGAAGGGCGGGTGGACATCGTCACCGGCACCCTGGGCAAGGCCCTGGGCGGGGCCTCGGGGGGCTACACCTCCGGGCGCAAGGAGATCGTGGACCTTCTGCGCCAGCGCTCCAGGCCGTATCTGTTCTCCAACACGCTGTGCCCCTCCATCGCGGCGGCCACCCTGGCGGTGCTCAAGCTCCTGGACAGCCCCGAGGGCGCAGGGCTGCGCGCCAAAGTGCAGGGCAACGGCGAGCTGTTCCGGCGCGAAATGGCCGCCCTGGGCTTCGAGCTGGCCGGCAAGGACCACCCCATCATCCCCGTGATGCTGGGCGACGCCCGCCTGGCCGGGGACATGGCCCGCGAGATGCTCGCCGAGGGCATCTACGTGGTGGGCTTTTCCTTCCCGGTGGTGCCCAAGGGCAAGGCCCGCATCCGCACCCAGATGAGCGCGGCCCACAGCGCGGAGCAGATCGAGCGCGCCGTGGCCGCCTTCGCCAAGGCCGGCAGGGCGTTGGGCGCGATTTCCTGA
- the tdh gene encoding L-threonine 3-dehydrogenase — MKALVKQTFGPGLVLADVPRPEVGHNDVLIKITKTAICGTDIHIWKWDEWSQKTIPVPMHVGHEYVGEIVEMGQEVRGFSIGDRVSGEGHITCGFCRNCRAGRRHLCRNTVGVGVNRAGAFAEYLAIPAFNAFKIPADISDDMAAIFDPFGNAAHTALSFGLVGEDVLITGAGPIGIMAAAVARHAGARHVVITDINDYRLDLARKMGANRAVNVAREQLPDVMRELGMTEGFDVGLEMSGVASAFASMLENMNHGGKVALLGILPSNTAVDWNHVIFKGLEIKGIYGREMFETWYKMVAMLQSGLDLTPIITHRFPIDQFEAGFEVMMSGNSGKVILDWR; from the coding sequence ATGAAAGCGCTCGTGAAGCAGACGTTCGGCCCCGGCCTCGTGCTGGCCGACGTGCCCCGCCCCGAGGTGGGCCACAACGACGTCCTGATCAAGATCACCAAGACCGCCATCTGCGGCACGGACATCCATATCTGGAAGTGGGACGAGTGGTCCCAGAAGACCATCCCCGTGCCCATGCACGTGGGCCACGAGTACGTGGGCGAGATCGTGGAGATGGGCCAGGAGGTGCGCGGCTTCTCCATCGGCGACCGCGTCTCCGGCGAGGGGCACATCACCTGCGGCTTCTGCCGCAACTGCCGCGCCGGGCGCAGGCACCTGTGCCGCAACACCGTGGGCGTTGGCGTCAACCGCGCCGGGGCCTTCGCCGAATACCTGGCCATTCCGGCCTTCAACGCCTTCAAGATCCCGGCGGACATCAGCGACGACATGGCCGCCATCTTCGACCCCTTCGGCAACGCCGCGCACACGGCCCTGTCCTTCGGCCTGGTGGGCGAGGACGTGCTCATCACCGGGGCCGGGCCCATCGGGATCATGGCCGCGGCCGTGGCCCGGCACGCGGGCGCGCGCCACGTGGTCATCACCGACATCAACGACTACCGCCTCGACCTGGCCAGGAAGATGGGCGCCAACCGCGCCGTGAACGTGGCCCGGGAGCAGCTGCCCGACGTCATGCGCGAGCTGGGCATGACCGAGGGCTTCGACGTGGGGTTGGAGATGTCCGGCGTGGCCTCGGCCTTCGCCTCCATGCTCGAGAACATGAACCACGGCGGCAAGGTGGCGCTGCTCGGCATCCTGCCCTCCAACACCGCCGTGGACTGGAACCACGTGATCTTCAAGGGCCTGGAGATCAAGGGCATCTACGGCCGCGAGATGTTCGAGACCTGGTACAAGATGGTGGCCATGCTCCAGAGCGGGCTGGACCTCACGCCCATCATCACCCACCGCTTCCCCATCGACCAGTTCGAGGCCGGGTTCGAGGTGATGATGTCCGGCAACAGCGGCAAGGTCATTCTGGACTGGCGCTAG